One Edaphobacter flagellatus genomic region harbors:
- a CDS encoding capsule assembly Wzi family protein, translating into MLVIQSRFVPLQGSTYVPVDSWIYPAVDRLRGLGYIDTAYMGMRPWTRMSIVNMLTETADKISNTDDDSEACGIFHALEREMAPDVDQMNDPHTPHTVLESVYTRALGIAGTPLRDSFHLGQTIVNDYGRPYAEGFNNVTGLSARAQSGRFSLYFRGEYQHAPGTSGYSTGLSHQLSNIDLVPFSSNVSQATIPMGPIASANDFRIVEANVSYLLLNHEISFGKSDHWLGPGQGGSFAWSNNAENIYAFQIDRVEPLYVPLLSKVTGPFRYQFFVGSLKGHTAPNAPWIHAEKVSFKPTENLEMGFERSVIWGGEGHVPITIHSFLKSFFSFQNVTLEEKESRDDPGARFGSFDFSYRLPFVRNWLTVYSDSFAHDDVSPISAPRRAAVRPGIYLSHFPGLKQMDFRVEGISTDPPTSRSNGGGFLYAEYIQKQGYTNKGYILGDWIGRESMGGQAWLTYHLSPSEQVQVSYRGAKAAKDFIPGGTTQNSFQVSVVKRVKRDFEVRGWLQYERWKAPIYKPGAQSDTSAAFQITWMPERWK; encoded by the coding sequence ATGCTGGTTATCCAGAGCCGTTTTGTTCCGTTGCAGGGATCGACGTATGTGCCGGTGGATAGCTGGATCTATCCGGCGGTGGATCGGTTGCGGGGGCTTGGATACATCGATACGGCGTATATGGGGATGCGTCCATGGACGCGGATGAGCATTGTGAACATGCTCACGGAGACGGCGGACAAAATTTCGAATACGGATGACGACAGCGAGGCGTGCGGAATATTTCATGCGCTTGAGCGTGAGATGGCGCCTGATGTGGATCAGATGAATGATCCGCACACGCCACATACGGTGTTGGAGAGTGTGTATACGCGTGCGCTGGGCATTGCGGGAACTCCGCTGCGCGACAGTTTTCATCTTGGGCAGACGATCGTCAACGATTATGGACGGCCCTATGCGGAGGGCTTCAACAATGTCACCGGTTTGAGTGCGCGGGCGCAGAGCGGGAGGTTTTCACTTTACTTCCGCGGAGAGTATCAGCATGCTCCGGGGACAAGTGGCTATTCGACTGGTTTGAGTCACCAGCTATCGAATATTGATCTGGTACCTTTCTCCAGCAATGTCAGCCAAGCGACGATTCCTATGGGACCGATTGCGTCGGCGAATGATTTCAGGATCGTTGAAGCGAATGTCTCCTACCTGCTGCTGAACCATGAGATTTCGTTTGGCAAGAGCGATCATTGGCTTGGACCAGGGCAGGGAGGCAGTTTTGCATGGAGCAACAATGCGGAGAATATCTATGCGTTTCAGATCGACCGCGTTGAGCCGCTCTACGTACCGCTGCTTTCCAAGGTGACGGGGCCATTCCGATATCAGTTTTTTGTGGGCAGTTTGAAGGGGCATACGGCACCGAATGCTCCGTGGATTCATGCGGAGAAAGTGAGCTTCAAGCCTACGGAAAATCTTGAGATGGGCTTTGAGCGGTCGGTGATCTGGGGCGGCGAGGGACATGTCCCGATTACGATTCACAGCTTTCTGAAAAGCTTCTTCAGCTTTCAGAATGTGACTCTTGAAGAGAAGGAATCGCGAGACGATCCGGGGGCGCGCTTTGGAAGCTTTGATTTTTCGTATCGGCTGCCGTTTGTACGGAATTGGCTGACGGTGTATTCGGATTCGTTCGCGCATGACGATGTCAGCCCGATCAGTGCTCCGCGGCGGGCTGCTGTCCGTCCGGGGATCTATCTATCGCATTTTCCTGGATTGAAGCAGATGGATTTTCGCGTTGAGGGAATTAGTACCGATCCTCCAACAAGTCGTAGTAATGGCGGAGGATTTCTTTACGCGGAGTATATCCAGAAGCAGGGATATACGAATAAGGGTTACATCCTGGGCGATTGGATTGGACGCGAGTCGATGGGCGGGCAGGCCTGGCTGACCTATCATCTTTCGCCGAGTGAGCAGGTGCAGGTTTCGTATCGTGGCGCGAAGGCTGCGAAGGATTTTATTCCTGGTGGCACGACGCAGAATAGCTTTCAGGTGTCGGTGGTAAAGCGGGTCAAACGTGATTTTGAAGTGCGCGGCTGGCTGCAGTATGAGCGGTGGAAGGCTCCGATTTATAAGCCTGGAGCGCAGAGCGATACCAGCGCGGCGTTCCAGATAACGTGGATGCCGGAGCGATGGAAGTAG
- a CDS encoding M16 family metallopeptidase, whose amino-acid sequence MRLRRVLTAALSLGLAACAAHAQDLASFEKRTHVKVLPNGLTLIVCERPEAPVFSFYTLVDAGSADDPLGDSGLAHMFEHMAFKGSQQIGTTNYPAEKIALAKVEQAYAAYDDEYRKRVGQDAQKLASLKKAFEDAQEAAQKYVIPNQFSEIAEQNGAVDINASTGEDSTQYFWSMPSNRLELWAYLESQRISHPVQREFYKERDVVQEERRMRIDSSPVGRMVEQFLATAYVAHPYGRSGVGWESEISQVSATEAEAFHKKYYVPSNIVIAVVGDLKASETMPVLEKYFAPIPAGPKPIPMTTVEPPQFAEKSVVIREATQPFYIEGYHRPDYRDPDDSVYDAITDIFSNGRTARLYRSLVRDQRIAATAEGFSGFPGYKFPGLFAFYAVPLPGHTPDEISASIHKELDRLKSEDVTDDELTRFKTRARADLLRGLADNDGLAHQLAEYQTRYGDWRQLFRDLDKINAVSKADIRRVANKIFVESNRTSARIEYVAPQKPSKDSQGGAE is encoded by the coding sequence GTGCGTCTTCGACGTGTACTAACAGCAGCTCTCTCACTCGGTCTTGCAGCCTGCGCCGCACATGCGCAGGATCTCGCAAGCTTCGAAAAGCGAACCCACGTCAAAGTGCTTCCCAACGGGCTGACGCTTATCGTCTGCGAACGCCCCGAAGCCCCGGTCTTCAGCTTCTACACCCTCGTCGATGCAGGCTCTGCCGACGACCCGCTCGGCGACAGCGGCCTCGCTCATATGTTCGAGCACATGGCCTTTAAGGGCTCGCAACAGATCGGAACCACAAACTATCCTGCTGAAAAAATTGCGCTCGCCAAGGTCGAGCAGGCCTACGCCGCCTACGACGACGAGTACCGCAAGCGCGTTGGCCAGGACGCACAAAAACTCGCCTCTCTCAAAAAAGCATTCGAAGACGCACAAGAAGCCGCGCAGAAATACGTCATCCCCAATCAGTTCTCTGAGATCGCCGAGCAGAATGGCGCTGTCGACATCAACGCCTCCACCGGCGAAGACTCAACACAATACTTCTGGTCCATGCCCTCCAACCGGCTGGAGCTCTGGGCCTATCTTGAAAGCCAGCGCATCAGTCACCCCGTGCAGCGCGAGTTCTACAAAGAGCGCGACGTCGTCCAGGAGGAGCGCCGCATGCGCATCGACTCCTCCCCCGTCGGCCGCATGGTCGAGCAGTTCCTCGCCACTGCTTACGTCGCCCATCCCTATGGCCGCTCCGGCGTAGGCTGGGAGAGCGAAATCTCGCAAGTCTCCGCCACCGAAGCCGAAGCCTTCCACAAAAAGTATTACGTCCCCTCGAATATCGTCATCGCAGTCGTCGGCGACCTCAAGGCCTCCGAAACAATGCCCGTCCTTGAGAAATACTTCGCGCCCATACCAGCCGGCCCTAAGCCCATTCCGATGACAACCGTCGAGCCACCTCAGTTCGCCGAAAAGTCCGTCGTCATCCGCGAAGCCACGCAGCCCTTTTACATCGAGGGCTACCACCGCCCCGACTACCGCGACCCCGACGACTCCGTCTACGATGCCATCACCGACATCTTCTCCAACGGCCGCACCGCGCGCCTCTACCGCTCACTCGTTCGCGATCAGCGCATCGCGGCTACGGCTGAAGGCTTCTCCGGCTTCCCCGGCTATAAATTCCCCGGCCTCTTCGCCTTCTACGCCGTTCCGTTGCCCGGCCATACACCCGATGAAATCAGCGCTTCCATCCATAAAGAGCTTGACCGTCTCAAATCCGAAGACGTCACCGACGACGAGCTCACTCGCTTCAAAACACGCGCCCGCGCCGACCTGCTTCGTGGCCTCGCTGACAACGATGGACTTGCCCACCAGCTCGCCGAATACCAGACCCGCTACGGCGACTGGCGCCAGCTCTTCCGCGACCTCGACAAGATCAATGCCGTCAGTAAAGCCGACATTCGCCGCGTCGCCAACAAGATCTTCGTCGAAAGCAACCGCACCAGTGCCCGTATTGAATACGTCGCGCCGCAGAAGCCTTCCAAAGACAGCCAGGGAGGCGCCGAGTGA
- a CDS encoding glycoside hydrolase family 2 protein — protein MARLAADPAHPDNTQRLSHGWEYLQETLSGPWEVWHSQEIASWQSIAMPHCFNAYDGCDPDTACYRGNGWYRTHLPIANPYPNGRTLLHFEGAGQDTTIYIGDTLIGKHVGGYDEFVFDITEAVAKLPPPPPPDPKKKKSADGVPVAILCDNSRDLDRMPSDLSDFTLYGGLYRHVNLVYAPVVSLEAVHIKTTLPSPKSPAQIEVVATLYNPVKSTDTVTLTTEILDTAGTTVHTAKQTLAPWTGTKSLTNFSLRSPKLWSPATPHLYQCRITLSTSGSEITSHETFGIRHTEWVDHGPFKLNGERLLLRGTHRHEDHAGYAAAMPDDLIEQEMHLIKELGANFIRLAHYQQSRRVLELCDSLGILVWEEIPWCRGGIGSEVFQEMGRRTLRNMITQHYNHPSVLLWGLGNEDDWPTEYPEVNQQKIRAYLSELNDLSHQLDPSRMTTIRRCDFARDIPDVYSPSIWAGWYSGTYPEYQKSLETQRERVKHLFHAEWGADSHAGRHSENPDKALAAVATGHGTDERGLAYLKSGGDARVSRDGDWSETYACNLFDWHLKVQDTLDWFAGSAQWVFKDFTTPLRVDNPVPRINQKGLITRDMQKKEGYFVFQSYWSEQPMAHIYGHSWPIRWGAEGEQKMVKVYSNCETAELFVNGVSAGIRHRNSQDFPAAGLRWMTPFVEGTNKLHVVAKRGTTTVTDEIEFIYQTKAWKPPAAFKLRELHREADKTIIEATLHDADGTLCLDARNRVRFTVAGDGKLMDNMGTPDGSRVVEAANGRVRIGVRHTGNGDVSVAVSSNGLPTTALGIKRT, from the coding sequence TCCCGCTCACCCCGACAATACACAACGCCTCTCTCATGGATGGGAATATCTGCAGGAAACCTTGAGTGGCCCGTGGGAGGTATGGCACAGCCAGGAGATCGCCTCCTGGCAGAGCATCGCCATGCCGCACTGCTTCAACGCCTACGATGGTTGCGATCCCGATACTGCCTGCTACCGAGGCAATGGCTGGTACCGAACGCACCTTCCCATCGCCAATCCGTATCCCAACGGCCGCACATTGCTCCACTTCGAAGGAGCCGGTCAGGACACCACCATCTACATCGGTGACACCCTCATCGGCAAACACGTCGGCGGCTACGACGAGTTCGTCTTCGATATCACCGAAGCGGTCGCCAAGCTTCCTCCTCCGCCTCCACCCGATCCTAAAAAGAAAAAATCCGCTGACGGAGTTCCTGTCGCTATCCTCTGCGACAACTCGCGCGATCTCGACCGCATGCCGTCAGACCTTAGCGACTTCACGCTCTATGGCGGCCTCTATCGCCACGTCAATCTTGTCTATGCCCCAGTTGTTTCGCTGGAGGCTGTGCACATCAAAACAACTCTGCCCTCGCCAAAGTCGCCAGCGCAGATTGAAGTCGTCGCCACGCTTTACAACCCCGTCAAGTCGACTGACACCGTAACTCTTACGACAGAAATTCTGGATACCGCCGGAACCACAGTACACACAGCAAAGCAAACCTTAGCTCCCTGGACGGGCACCAAATCGCTCACAAATTTCTCTCTCCGCTCGCCAAAGTTATGGAGCCCTGCAACACCGCATCTCTATCAATGCCGCATAACCCTCAGCACCTCCGGCAGCGAAATCACCTCGCATGAAACCTTCGGAATCCGCCATACGGAATGGGTCGACCATGGTCCCTTCAAGCTCAACGGGGAACGCCTCTTGCTACGCGGAACCCACCGACACGAAGACCACGCCGGTTACGCAGCGGCCATGCCCGACGACCTCATCGAGCAGGAGATGCACCTCATCAAAGAATTGGGCGCCAATTTCATCCGCCTCGCGCATTATCAACAGTCCCGCCGCGTCCTTGAGCTTTGCGACTCGCTCGGCATCCTCGTCTGGGAGGAGATTCCCTGGTGCCGCGGCGGCATCGGCAGCGAAGTCTTTCAGGAGATGGGACGTCGCACACTCCGCAACATGATTACGCAGCACTATAACCATCCCAGCGTCCTGCTATGGGGACTCGGCAACGAGGACGACTGGCCCACCGAATACCCCGAGGTGAACCAGCAGAAAATTCGCGCTTACCTTTCTGAACTAAACGACCTCAGCCATCAGCTCGATCCTTCGCGCATGACCACTATTCGCCGTTGCGACTTCGCACGCGATATCCCCGACGTCTATTCACCATCGATCTGGGCCGGTTGGTACAGCGGCACCTATCCCGAATACCAGAAATCCCTCGAGACACAACGCGAGCGCGTCAAGCATCTCTTTCACGCTGAGTGGGGAGCCGACAGCCACGCCGGCCGACACTCCGAAAATCCCGACAAGGCTCTCGCCGCAGTCGCCACAGGCCACGGTACCGACGAGCGCGGCCTCGCTTACCTCAAGTCCGGCGGCGATGCTCGCGTCTCGCGCGACGGTGACTGGTCCGAGACCTATGCCTGCAATCTCTTCGACTGGCACCTCAAAGTTCAGGACACCCTCGACTGGTTCGCAGGCTCCGCCCAGTGGGTCTTCAAAGACTTCACCACGCCGCTCCGCGTCGATAACCCCGTTCCCCGTATCAATCAGAAGGGCCTCATCACACGCGACATGCAGAAGAAAGAAGGCTACTTCGTCTTCCAGTCCTATTGGAGCGAACAGCCCATGGCACACATCTACGGTCACTCATGGCCCATCCGCTGGGGAGCTGAAGGTGAGCAGAAGATGGTCAAGGTGTACTCCAACTGCGAGACCGCGGAGCTCTTCGTCAATGGCGTCTCCGCTGGCATCCGCCACCGCAACAGCCAGGACTTCCCTGCAGCCGGCCTGCGCTGGATGACCCCATTTGTCGAAGGTACGAACAAACTCCATGTTGTTGCTAAGCGCGGTACGACCACCGTTACAGATGAAATTGAATTCATCTATCAGACTAAAGCGTGGAAGCCTCCTGCTGCATTCAAACTCCGCGAGCTTCATCGAGAAGCGGATAAAACGATCATCGAGGCTACGCTCCATGATGCGGATGGTACGCTCTGCCTCGATGCACGCAATCGAGTGAGGTTCACTGTCGCTGGAGACGGCAAATTGATGGACAACATGGGCACACCCGATGGATCACGCGTCGTCGAAGCCGCGAATGGACGCGTCCGAATCGGAGTCCGCCATACCGGCAACGGAGATGTCTCGGTAGCTGTCAGCAGCAACGGACTACCTACGACAGCGCTCGGTATCAAGCGAACATAG
- a CDS encoding M16 family metallopeptidase, which translates to MNHLMNRYQLAFSTALIAAIVTPSIAAAQATSAAPAKPAATASAPAQPWKKIPIPPLHAFKPEQPKRVELANGMVIFLQEDHELPFINGSILIRGGSRDEPADKVGLVSMYGQTWRTSGTSAISGDKLDDQLELKAARIETSGGQASTSLRWSSFKSDFDSVFASAVDLLLHPAFKADKLALAKRQLDAGIARQNDDASGIAIREAIKLVYGPTSPYARRPQYATIAAVTLDDFKAWHDRTVVPNGMILSVSGDFNSSEMERKLRAAFDPLPRGQVIGAEKFTFADPTPGVRFANKDDVNQSNVLIVGLGTERSNPDYYALSVMNQIFSGGFGSRVVQNVRTKLGLAYSVDGSFGASYDHPGIFYVIAGTKSSSTVAATKAMLDEVNRLKTVPPTAAELAKAKDQLLNSFIFNYDSPEKTLGEQVTLAFYGYPSDFLEKYKSAIEQVTAADISRVANKYVDPSKLGIVVVGNQPEIKPPLSELGKVTDLDIAIPPPPGKPGQ; encoded by the coding sequence GTGAACCATCTCATGAATCGTTATCAGCTAGCTTTCTCCACTGCACTTATCGCCGCCATCGTGACGCCTTCCATCGCCGCTGCGCAGGCCACCTCAGCAGCACCCGCGAAGCCCGCCGCAACAGCCAGCGCGCCTGCTCAGCCCTGGAAGAAGATTCCGATTCCACCGCTACACGCCTTCAAGCCTGAGCAGCCCAAGCGCGTCGAGCTCGCGAACGGCATGGTCATCTTCCTTCAGGAGGACCACGAGCTTCCCTTCATCAACGGCTCCATTCTCATTCGCGGAGGCAGCCGCGATGAGCCCGCCGACAAAGTTGGACTCGTCTCCATGTACGGCCAGACCTGGCGCACCAGCGGCACCTCGGCTATCAGCGGAGACAAACTCGACGATCAGCTTGAGCTCAAGGCTGCTCGCATCGAAACCTCCGGCGGCCAGGCCAGCACCTCTCTCCGCTGGTCCAGCTTCAAATCCGACTTCGACTCCGTCTTCGCCTCTGCCGTCGATCTCCTTCTCCACCCAGCCTTCAAGGCCGACAAACTCGCTCTCGCGAAGCGCCAGCTGGATGCCGGTATCGCACGACAGAACGACGACGCCAGCGGCATCGCCATCCGCGAAGCCATCAAGCTTGTCTACGGCCCAACCAGCCCTTATGCCCGCAGGCCGCAATACGCAACCATCGCTGCCGTTACGCTCGACGACTTCAAGGCATGGCACGATCGTACCGTTGTTCCCAACGGCATGATCCTCTCCGTCTCCGGCGACTTCAATTCCTCCGAGATGGAGCGCAAGCTGCGCGCAGCCTTCGACCCACTTCCTCGCGGACAGGTCATCGGTGCTGAAAAATTCACGTTCGCCGATCCCACCCCTGGTGTCCGCTTCGCCAATAAGGACGACGTCAACCAGTCCAACGTCCTCATCGTCGGCCTCGGCACCGAACGCTCCAATCCCGACTACTACGCCCTCAGCGTGATGAACCAGATCTTCTCCGGAGGCTTCGGCTCGCGCGTCGTGCAGAACGTCCGCACGAAGCTCGGCCTCGCTTACTCCGTCGACGGCAGCTTCGGCGCGTCCTACGACCATCCCGGCATCTTTTACGTCATCGCTGGCACTAAAAGCTCTTCAACAGTCGCTGCCACCAAGGCGATGCTCGACGAGGTTAACCGCCTCAAGACGGTGCCACCCACCGCGGCAGAGCTTGCCAAGGCCAAAGACCAGCTGCTGAACTCCTTCATCTTCAACTATGACTCGCCCGAGAAAACGCTCGGCGAGCAGGTAACGCTTGCCTTCTACGGCTACCCTTCCGACTTCCTCGAAAAATATAAGAGTGCCATCGAACAGGTCACCGCAGCCGACATCTCCCGCGTAGCCAACAAGTACGTCGACCCATCCAAACTGGGAATCGTCGTCGTCGGCAATCAGCCCGAGATCAAGCCGCCTCTCTCCGAGCTCGGCAAAGTTACCGACCTCGACATCGCCATTCCACCACCACCGGGCAAACCCGGTCAGTAG